In Meriones unguiculatus strain TT.TT164.6M chromosome 17, Bangor_MerUng_6.1, whole genome shotgun sequence, a single window of DNA contains:
- the LOC110540786 gene encoding olfactory receptor 10H1 yields MASIQGVNHSGVTEFILIGFSTFPHLQLMFFLLFLLMYLFTLLGNLLIMATIWNEHSLHTPMYLFLCALSISEIFYTFAIIPRMLADLLSTLHSITFLACASQMFFSFTFGFTHSFLLTVMGYDRYVAICHPLRYNVFMSPRGCACLVAWSWVGGSFMGTVVTTAIFNLTFCGPNEIHHFACHVPPLLKLACGENVLVVARGVGMVCITALLGCFLLILLSYAFIVATILKIPSAEGRHKAFSTCASHLTVVIVHYGFASVIYLKPKGPKSLEGDTLMGITYTVLTPFLSPIIFSLRNKELKNAMKKAFLSKLYPEKI; encoded by the coding sequence ATGGCCTCCATACAGGGAGTCAATCACTCAGGAGTGACTGAGTTCATCCTCATTGGCTTCTCTACCTTCCCTCATCTTCAGCTGAtgttcttcctgctcttcctgctcATGTACCTCTTCACGCTGCTGGGAAACTTGCTCATCATGGCCACCATCTGGAATGAACACAGTCTCCACACACCCATGTACCTCTTCCTGTGTGCCCTCTCCATCTCTGAGATCTTCTACACCTTTGCCATCATCCCACGCATGCTGGCTGACCTGCTCTCCACACTTCACTCCATCACCTTCCTGGCCTGTGCCAGCCAGATGTTCTTCTCCTTCACATTTGGCTTCACCCACTCCTTTCTACTCACCGTCATGggctatgaccgctatgtggccatctgtcaCCCACTGCGCTACAATGTGTTCATGAGCCCCCGGGGCTGTGCCTGCTTGGTTGCCTGGTCCTGGGTTGGTGGTTCATTCATGGGCACAGTGGTGACTACAGCCATTTTCAACCTCACCTTCTGTGGACCCAATGAGATCCACCATTTTGCTTGTCATGTTCCACCTTTATTGAAGTTGGCATGTGGAGAGAATGTACTTGTGGTAGCCAGAGGTGTGGGGATGGTGTGCATCACAGCCCTCCTGGGCtgctttctcctcatcctcctctcaTATGCCTTCATCGTGGCTACCATCTTGAAGATCCCATCAGCTGAGGGGCGGCACAAGGCCTTCTCCACCTGTGCATCCCACCTCACTGTGGTGATTGTGCACTATGGCTTTGCTTCTGTCATCTACCTCAAGCCCAAGGGCCCCAAGTCTCTGGAAGGAGATACTCTGATGGGTATCACCTACACGGTCCTCACCCCCTTCCTCAGCCCCATCATCTTCAGTCTCAGGAACAAGGAGCTGAAGAATGCCATGAAGAAGGCTTTCCTAAGCAAACTGTATCCAGAGAAAATATAA
- the LOC110540785 gene encoding olfactory receptor 10H5-like, producing MFGLNYTFVSEFILIGFSSFPRLQLMFFLLFLLMYLFTLLGNLLIMATIWSEHSLHTPMYLFLCALSISEIFYTFAIIPRMLSDLLSTLHSITFPACASQMFFSFTFGFTHSFLLTVMGYDRYVAICHPLRYNVLMSPRGCACLVAWSWVGGSFMGTVVTTAIFNLTFCGPNEIHHFFCHVPPLLKLACGENVLVVARGVGMVCITALLGCFLLILLSYAFIVATILKIPSAEGRHKAFSTCASHLTVVIVHYGFASVIYLKPKGPKSLEGDTLMGITYTVLTPFLSPIIFSLRNKELKVSMKKIFLNKLFLQPS from the coding sequence ATGTTTGGGCTAAATTACACCTTTGTGTCAGAGTTCATCCTCATtggcttctcttcctttcctcgtCTTCAGCTGAtgttcttcctgctcttcctgctcATGTACCTCTTCACGCTGCTGGGAAACCTGCTCATCATGGCCACCATCTGGAGTGAACACAGTCTCCACACACCCATGTACCTCTTCCTGTGTGCCCTCTCCATCTCTGAGATCTTCTACACCTTTGCCATCATCCCACGCATGCTGTCTGACCTGCTCTCCACACTTCACTCCATCACCTTCCCGGCCTGTGCCAGCCAGATGTTCTTCTCCTTCACATTTGGCTTCACCCACTCCTTTCTACTCACCGTCATGggctatgaccgctatgtggccatctgtcaCCCACTGCGCTACAATGTGCTCATGAGCCCCCGGGGCTGTGCCTGCTTGGTTGCCTGGTCCTGGGTTGGTGGTTCATTCATGGGCACAGTGGTGACTACAGCCATTTTCAACCTCACGTTCTGTGGACCCAATGAGATCCACCATTTTTTCTGCCATGTTCCACCTCTATTGAAGTTGGCATGTGGAGAGAATGTACTTGTGGTAGCCAGAGGTGTGGGGATGGTGTGCATTACAGCCCTCCTGGGCtgctttctcctcatcctcctctcaTATGCCTTCATCGTGGCTACCATCTTGAAGATCCCATCAGCTGAGGGGCGACACAAGGCCTTCTCCACCTGTGCATCCCACCTCACAGTGGTGATTGTGCACTATGGCTTTGCTTCTGTCATCTACCTCAAGCCCAAGGGCCCCAAGTCTCTGGAAGGAGATACTCTGATGGGTATCACCTACACGGTCCTCACCCCCTTCCTCAGCCCCATCATCTTCAGTCTCAGGAACAAGGAGCTAAAGgtatctatgaagaaaattttcctcaACAAATTATTTCTGCAGCCCTCCTGA
- the LOC110540783 gene encoding olfactory receptor 10H28, whose product MPGQNYSTMPEFILFGFSAFPRQVLPVLFLLYLLMYLFTLLGNLLIMAAIWTERRLHTPMYLFLCALSISEILFTVVITPRMLADLLSTHRAITFTACANQLFFSFTFGYTHSFLLMVMGYDRYVAICRPLHYHVLMSLQGCARLLAWSWAGGSLIGIAVTLTIFHLTFCEYNVIHHFLCHVFSLLKLACGERTAFVTIAVILVCVTPLIGCLIFIVLSYVFIVAAILRIPSPEGRQKTFSTCASHLTVVIVHYGFASIIYLKSRGPHSLYTDTLMSTMYTVFTPFLSPIIFSLRNKELKNAINKSFYRNFCPKFLRVSSVVVK is encoded by the coding sequence ATGCCTGGTCAGAACTACAGCACCATGCCAGAGTTCATCCTCTTTGGCTTCTCGGCATTCCCACGCCAGGTGCTGCCTGTGCTCTTCCTGCTGTACCTGCTGATGTATCTGTTCACGCTCCTGGGGAACCTGCTCATCATGGCTGCTATCTGGACGGAGCGCAGACTCCACACGCCCATGTACCTCTTCCTGTGTGCCCTCTCCATCTCTGAGATCCTCTTCACCGTTGTCATCACCCCCCGCATGCTGGCTGACCTGCTGTCTACTCACCGAGCCATCACATTCACAGCTTGTGCTAAccagttgtttttctccttcacatTTGGCTACACCCACTCCTTCTTGCTCATGGTCATGGgttatgaccgctatgtggccatctgccgTCCCCTGCATTACCACGTACTTATGAGCCTCCAGGGCTGTGCTCGTCTTCTGGCCTGGTCTTGGGCTGGTGGTTCACTCATTGGGATAGCAGTGACATTAACGATTTTCCACCTTACCTTCTGCGAATATAATGTGATCCACCACTTTCTCTGTCATGTGTTTTCCCTCTTAAAGTTGGCCTGTGGAGAAAGGACAGCTTTTGTCACTATCGCTGTGATTCTGGTGTGCGTCACACCCCTTATAGGATGCCTGATCTTCATTGTCCTCTCCTATGTATTCATTGTGGCCGCCATCTTGAGAATCCCCTCTCCTGAAGGCCGGCAAAAGACGTTCTCCACATGTGCATCCCACCTCACTGTGGTGATTGTTCACTATGGCTTTGCCTCCATCATCTACCTCAAGTCCAGGGGACCCCATTCCCTGTACACTGATACCCTCATGTCTACTATGTATACAGTCTTCACGCCCTTCCTTAGTCCAATTATTTTCAGCCTCAGGAATAAGGAGCTGAAGAATGCTATAAATAAAAGCTTCTACAGGAATTTCTGTCCAAAGTTCCTAAGAGTCAGTTCTGTTGTTGTGAAATAA